Genomic window (Bacteroidota bacterium):
TTGCTTCGATAATTGTCTTCAGTGTTTCGAATCCGAGAAACCCCGGAACGGCACAAATTACAAGATCAAAAGGGCTTAAAAACTCCTTTAAGGATTCTTTATCCCTTACGTCTATCTGCTCTACTTTTATCCTGTCACTTTTTAACTTATCCAGGGCCTCCTTATTGTAATCGGCAACTGTTACCAAATACTTTTCAGACATATCTACAGCTATGGCACTCCCAACCATTCCGGCTCCGATTACTCCAATTAATTTAGTTCCCATATCAATAAATTTTTATTATTAACGAACTTCTAAGTTAGCAATTACCACCGATAAACACCTCAAAATCAACACTTATTGTTTTGTTTTACAAAAAATAATGAAATTATAAATTATCTGCTCCATTTATTATCTTTATAGTTCATCCCGCAATATATTAGTAGCTGATATACTATGAGAAGGTAAGAGTTATATGACCGTGCTCAGCTTTTAGGGATGAAACATATTTAAGATATTTGCAGCAGTAAAAATCATAACAAAAGGGAAAATTATGAAAAAGTTAATTTTAGGATTGTTTCTGGGAGCAGCTATGCTTTCTTCCTGCGACAAAAATGAGGAAAAGGCAACACTTAACGTTCGTTTAACAGATGCTCCGGCAGCATATGAAGAAGTGATAATAAATGTTACTGATGTAAAAATTAATGTTTCGGCCGAAGATGAAAGCGGATGGCAGTCGATGGAAAATGTAAGTACAGGTGAATATAATCTATTGGATTTCACAAACGGATTAGACACACTGTTGGCTTCGCAAGAGTTACCTGCAGGAAAAATTTCGCAGATGCGTCTTATTTTGGGTGATGGCAATAAAGTTAAAATCGACGGAGAATATTTCGACCTGGATACTCCATCATCGCAACAGTCGGGTTTAAAATTCAATATCCATGCCGATTTAGCTGAAGGAGTT
Coding sequences:
- a CDS encoding DUF4382 domain-containing protein, producing the protein MKKLILGLFLGAAMLSSCDKNEEKATLNVRLTDAPAAYEEVIINVTDVKINVSAEDESGWQSMENVSTGEYNLLDFTNGLDTLLASQELPAGKISQMRLILGDGNKVKIDGEYFDLDTPSSQQSGLKFNIHADLAEGVVYNLWIDFDAKRSIVEKGNGGYSLKPVIRTFTEATSGAIKGIVSPVEAQAYIMAISASQDTLGTYADTESGEFLIRGSEEGVYSVEFVPVDGFEEKTINDVLVVTGEVTDMGTIDIEEEVE